AAAGTACAAGAAACTAAAGGTAACCTTGTACACAAATCATCTCGTGTTCATATTCCAGAAAAATTAAAGATTGTCATATCCCAAGATATATGATAGATATAAACAGTCTATCTTAATATAAACATTAGTCACAACTTTTATGATTTAACTTATAAGACACACGGAAACAAAATATCGGATTTGAATGAGGGAAAAAAACTTGAaagaatattcaaaaaattgtgtATTTGAGTCTTTGGCACTTTATGCTTTGTTGGTTGTTGTTATCTAAGTTGGGAAGAACTTTTCCTACGCATGCAAAATGGAGCTGACACTTTCAGATAggaattattcatttttttaaaaaaataaattcgaaagtataattacatatttctcgaaaatggaaaaaaaattaaaaaaaaataaagtggcatctatctaaaaaaaatataaaagcaaTGATTTTCCTCTTTGATGTATAATGCGcaatatgtacttatgattaCTACCACCATAGTTgaaaaatatctctttttaaggcaaaaaaaataaaataaaaattgtgataTAATATCTATATTTGGTGTTATTTATAAAGTGGAATTTAAAAAGAACAGGATATTGCTTGTATgtaaaatttacttttattttaaagataaagaACTACCTTTTGATAGATTTTTAGTTCGAAAAAATGAATCTGAATAATTTGTTTATAGTTCGTTAGTCTGAGGTGGGATATATTGAGTTTTAAGTAGACATTTGATCATAGATTTGAAATATTCactttttgttttgattatagAATTGAAGTTAAAGATAAAATTgtgtttgattatatttttaaattttttttatctaaaataatgtttatgtCTGAATgtaattaaatacaattttgaaataaaaagtgagaagctcattttcaaattaattaaaatataacttcaagttgaatttaaaactttatcaAAACATTGATTTTAcggtaaaataatatattattcagTAAAAAAAGGagaatatctttttttatggCCAAGCAGATTCTAAGTTTTATGTATCGATGGTAacacaattatttatataatcatataattaatcaaattaagttgatgataaaaaagaattatttaaattatcaattgtATAACTTAAattctgaattaatttatttattatttggaACTTCTAAATCAACTGGTCAACTTGACCAACAGaagaacaaaattattttactaattaaataagttttaaaGCTAAATCTTTTTGATCTTCAATACAATCTAATGATGTATAAAGATATAGTTTACGTAGAATTCAATAAAGGTCAAAGTTTAGgttatgataattaatataattctgGTCAAAATAAGtgtactgttttttttttcattttaatatttcagTTTATTTTGAACTAATCATTACAAATCATGTATTATGTACAAGTTCACACAgattatgaataaataaataccCTTTAAGGAATATTTAATAACTTTTAATTATAAGTGCATTTTGTTTAAATTACTTCTCTTTTAAACATCTTACTTAATTAACACTTCGTGAATCAAACTAGTAAATATTAAGTAAGGcaaatttagaaagaaaaaaaagtaacaaatttttattatttcaatagtGTTTCATGgagttcaaattttcataatCCAAGTGTGAAAAATTGTTTGGAGTTTTGAACTTCATGAATGATTTATAGAGTTCAAAttctactaaaaaaaatttaaagttttttcgTGTTTTAACTATGATTATTTTTATCGAAAATTTATTTTCGCACTAAAATTGAATGAATCTTGaacaattttaaaatgatgAGTAAACTAATTAAGAATAATGATAATATGATATCAAATGGTAAACCCTACCTTGAAAGATAAAGAGACTGTTTTGGACCCTCGGCTAAAATTGTTAGGACCGAATTAATTCGGTGTCTTTCAGAATTTAACAAAGCAATCTTCGAAAGATTATGAGTAAGAAGACAAGAGAGAAATAAActaaaagacacaaagatttaatgtGGTTCGATCAACTAATCTATGtccaaaaaaaaagatgagCAATTCACTATATAAATATGACAGTACTAAATACTGGGAAAAATAACCTAACGCAATTTACTCAGAATTAAAAGAGTTCCACGCAAGTGTTAACATAACACTTGAGTCCCACCATTTCTCTTCATACAATAAAACTCTCAAAGTCCGTAGACTACATTGTAAATGCTCCTAATTTAGAAGAAATGAACCTCTATCTATACAGTCATATATGTTTTCCTATCAGAAAGGACTAGCAAAATATAgagataacattttttttcctaaaaaaaaccCAATTATGATAAAAAGAACTTGGATAAATACCAAAAAGAACATATGTAATAATCCAAATAATTGATAATATTTGtcaatttcttttattcacaAGTGGAAAAAAGGGAAGGAACATGATGGGCTACTTAGATTGTTGGTGCTATTataataatgaaagaaaaatgattaAGTGACAAGGATGAATCCTAGGCCTAATTAGTTGAAGTACCTTGAgaagaaaatgtaaaataaaaaaagatgttAACAAAAAAGAGAACAATATTGATGCTAaccttttaattaattcattaatctATATAGCTAAACTATTCTAGCACATGATTCTTGCtagtgttaaaaaaaataaactcaaattttaaatttcaacaaCACTAAATGAAGTTCAAAtctttatgaatttaaattttaaaaatgatttgtgAAGTTCAAATAGATAAACGTTCAAACTCTAATAAAGTCTTTCAAATTCTTTTGGCATTTTAACTAGTATCAAAACTTTATATTTACACGAGAATAATaactaaatcataaataattttaaaatactgGCCAAAATTAAATTAGCGATCTAAAAATGatgtttgtaaaaaaaaaaaaattggtaaaatatttgcaattttttttatgcctAAGTGGAAAAAGGAAAGGGACATGATGGGCTCTACTTAAATTGTTGGTGCTATTacaataatgaaaagaaaaatgattaaGTGACAAGGATGAATCCTAGACCTTAGATATTGAAGTACCTTGAGGAGAAAAaggtataaaaaaaaaaaaaaagatatgttaACAAAAAGAGaacaaatttattgaatttatggTAACCTTTTTAATATTTCCATGATAGATATTGATTGTAATAATGGCTATCACATGAAAACATGGTGACAATTATGTTTTGCCTCTACTTTTTATATGTAACAATTCGGTGCATAGATTAATGGAATGTTCcttatctttaattttgattttctataaaaaaaattgtgaaggTTTCGTTCAAAACGGATAGTATAATATCATAGTAAAAAGGTAAAAAACTTATTAGTAAAAATGGTCATAGTCAAGTGATTTCATGaagtgaaaatatatatattagttaatgatgattatatgatagATGTGAATATTTCCTATCACCTCTGTTTGACTTGATGTAAATATCAAGTGTGGATAAATTCTTATcgttaaaaatatatctttatgATTGTATTAGTCTAACAATTGAAATAATAATCTTTAGTTTCGAGATACGAATGAAGATAATCGAGTGATAACGTGAAGCTTGGTTTACTATCTTTACCACTATTTTGGATAACACACCCAAGAACAAGCTTACTAGTGGGCTTCGATGGCGATAGATAATCGAATGATATGGGTGACACACAATGTATCTCCATATAGGCTCATGAAATGATGTACCACGTGGAACTTAGTTTAGGAGCGTTATGTGAAGCTTAGTTCGATAGGAGGAGATTGTTGGATGTGCTTTTCATagttgaaaagaaagaagaagctACATGTATGACGTGAGACCTATCGAAAGGATAATCATACAGATTAAATCTAAAGCAGATAATATCATACGGTGTTAAAAGAGAAACATCTATATGAAAACAACTAGCTCTTTTCTTCATGTCATACATGATTACAACTTGCTATCTTGTTAATTAATTACCCTAAAAACTATTTACAATGTTTAAAAGTAATCAAAATACTGAGGGATTTGATAAGGTTCTTCCCTTTGTTTCTTACTCAACTTTGGAACAACACCTCTAACACCTCTCATTTTCACCAAATCATTTGGTACTTGTGGTGGCTTAATTGACCTAATCAAAGCCCAATTTACACCTTTAAAAAAGTCATGTTTCTTTATTTCAACACTACCTTGTAAACTCCCAATTCTCTTCTTTGGATTCTTCACAAGTAATCTGCAGATCAAGTCTTGAACTTTCACCATTTCTTCATACTCTTTGCTACTACTTATCGCGATCCTTGGGAATGTGAGTGGTTTCTTCAATATGTTAACGAGCGTTTTCTCATTATTCTCTCCTTTAAAAGGAGTAGTACCGAAAATAAGCTCATATAGAAACACCCCTAATGTCCACCAATCTACTGCACTTCCATGACCCTGTCCTGATATTACCTCGGGTGCTAAATACTCGTGTGTCCCAACGAAGGACTTTGATCGAGCATTTATAGGTTCAGCAACAATTTCTTGATCCTCTTGTTGGTTTTCATGGTTTTGTTCTGTTTTTTGTGATAAAAAACAGGATAGAACTGGTTGGATTGGCATAGCACAGTATGAATTTCTTGGGGTTTTGGCTATGGATTTCGTTGTTTTCGACTTTACGAGTGTTGGAACAACTTCATCACATTTAAAAGAAAGGTCAAAATCTGAAAGCATAATGTGACCATCTGATCTTACAAGCACATTTTCTGGTTTTAAATCTCTGTATACAATTCCCATCATATGAAGATATTCTAGTGCCAATAGTATTTCTGCagcataaaacctaaaaatataaataaaatatcagatCATCGCaagctaaaacaacaacatactcagtGTAGTCAATACTGTAGAAAGGTTGTTTCTGATAGAaactaaacattttaaatagttcggaaaagaaaataacaaaagtgAAAAGATCGTAACAAAATACTCACAAGATAAAAGTGGGTATTTATCAAAAGCTTAGAGGTCAAAAGGAATGAGATACAaatgcatgaatattgttaGGTGTAGCTACAAGTGCTCTGTTGCttgactcttcaaaaatgtcaacaaGTGTGTGTCGGATCGtcaaaaatagtgtattttcCGAGACGGGTGCAGCAttaaaagtgaagagtccgcgCAACCAGTGGCCGAGCCACATGTAGTGAAGGGGTGTTGACCGACACCCCATCGTCGAAAAATTACATTGTGTAgctagaataaaaatattttttatgtatatatattacataccGATACTCTTTTACTTTTACacgattttatttctttatattttaaacaCCCCTTAAACCGAATTCTAACTCCACGACTCTGCACAACTAAGGCTACAACTATCTCATTATTTGTTATGAAATGACTATATTATATACCGTTAAAATAACGGTTAATTAGTAAATAACTCTATAATCGAAGATTAAATATGTTCGGATAAAGATTACACcaactaaataataaaacttttatttaacatatggacaaaaaaatataattatatctaatcgatttaagttatatatagtAAGAGGTAATTTAACTATAGTAGTCAACTTACTATTTTCTCTTAGGTAACGAATCAATATAATTAAGGTTTtaagttatataaataattttacgagtttcaacttcaaaatatatgaaagaaacgaaatatttaacttttataattaaaaattagtgTGATTCTTTTTATACTGATGTCgatgtatataagttaaaaattCGTTAATAAATCACTTACTTAGCAGAGGAAATGTTGAAACGTTTTCCGGGCTGCCGTTGCCGGACGGCGTGCAAATCGCCGCCGGGACAATACTCCATAACCAAGCACGAATAATGCGAAGCTTCAAATTGTGCATACAGAGTAGGCAAAAATGGATGATCAATAATCCCCAAAATCTCCTTCTCCATCTCCGCTCTCTGCAATTTCTTCCTTATTTCAACAGCTTCTCGATCCACAACTTTCATAGCGTAAAAACACTGCGGTAAACCAACAACCGGATTCCGAATTTCACATAAATAAACACTACCGATATCACCGCCGCCGACTCGGCGGAGTAATCGGAAATGCTCGAGTTTGATTTGACCTGATTCGACTCGGATCCGTCGAATGAGTTCCCAAgagatttgatttgatttgtgtGGTTTATGTGAGTTGGAGAAATAGGGGTTTTCATTGCAGAGTGAAATTGAACTCCGGCGACTACTGAAACTGCTGAGATTAGTACTACTCATCCAACTCCGGCGACTGGATTCCGGCATTGTTATTGAAGAAGAAGCCGTACTGTCTTTGTCGGATTCGTCTCGATTTGTGGTGGCCATTATGGTAGAGGAAGAGCACGtttttgagtttcatttcagcTTTCTTCaggctttatatatataaagattttttttactattcCCTCCGTCCTAATTTACGTGACGTAATTTATATTTGTGAGAcgataaatcatttcattataggtaaaataaatattttaaaagtgaatcgttaagaaatataaaaaggcataatacatatattggatcctaaacttgactttaaattttaactttgacctttaattttcttaatgcacaaacagacactttaactattcaacttttaaataaataaacacatgaatcCTACctgacacaatacacgtaggacaccacgtaggacaaaaaatgatatgtaggaTGACATATAGGACATatatgtctatttgttcaactttatacaaatttaagtatctATTTGTGCATATTCAAAGTTGAAGAgcataaatatgatttgaagccaagttaaaggacatattatgtattatgccatatAAAAATGTGTTATACTTTAGAATAgactaaaagaaaaagtaaatcgtataaattgagataaaagAGAATAGTTGGTATCTCCTCCACCCTGATATAGTCTTGATTTTCTAAAACGACACTTATCTTGAGATGGATAGAGTATAATTTGAGCGAGATAAGtatttgatctttttatttACCTTGGttcgaaataaaataatcaaattaactaaTATCCGATATGAATTGAAATATAGAATCTTTAAAATGTTTGagtttacatatttaaaatatagaagctatataagaatattataaacaataattaataatataaaaaaattataattaaaacaaaaaagaaaaaattaacttGTCAAATAGTAACTAAGTAAGAGCCCGTTTGAAACGACTAAAGTACAATACTTTTTAAAGTTGATCTAAATGATCTCTAAAACGAagtgaaattataaaaatatatgatatttatgttaatcaaataatattattttaatagttgaaaattaattataaaattatgtttgtaataagtaaatatgtatatataaaagcatgtattttatattatttattaatttggtgaAAATATGTTGATGAAGTAAGTATGTTCCTTTAACTAGTCACAACTCAATATCATAACATATGTTGGctattttaatcaaataaacttcataaatttatttttgagcaACAGTACTATCACTGAgcttaaaaattattaagtatatTATATAAACTTATAATATACTTTATAAAGCTTTCCACCATCcttttaatcataatataaaattcatttataatatcatgtgcattatttaaatttaattagtcTAG
This portion of the Solanum pennellii chromosome 12, SPENNV200 genome encodes:
- the LOC107005649 gene encoding protein kinase PINOID 2; this translates as MATTNRDESDKDSTASSSITMPESSRRSWMSSTNLSSFSSRRSSISLCNENPYFSNSHKPHKSNQISWELIRRIRVESGQIKLEHFRLLRRVGGGDIGSVYLCEIRNPVVGLPQCFYAMKVVDREAVEIRKKLQRAEMEKEILGIIDHPFLPTLYAQFEASHYSCLVMEYCPGGDLHAVRQRQPGKRFNISSAKFYAAEILLALEYLHMMGIVYRDLKPENVLVRSDGHIMLSDFDLSFKCDEVVPTLVKSKTTKSIAKTPRNSYCAMPIQPVLSCFLSQKTEQNHENQQEDQEIVAEPINARSKSFVGTHEYLAPEVISGQGHGSAVDWWTLGVFLYELIFGTTPFKGENNEKTLVNILKKPLTFPRIAISSSKEYEEMVKVQDLICRLLVKNPKKRIGSLQGSVEIKKHDFFKGVNWALIRSIKPPQVPNDLVKMRGVRGVVPKLSKKQREEPYQIPQYFDYF